The Deltaproteobacteria bacterium genome includes a region encoding these proteins:
- a CDS encoding class II glutamine amidotransferase gives MCRALAYLGQPVLLDHLLYGPDNSLVKQTYMPKMLRMLNLAGFGLNAWDLTSYDPETPFSYVSTALPIFDRNLKGLARKIKANCVLAHVRGVAYSPEVEIAPQNVHPFHFPGTKLWMAHNGDLARFREMKPFLAEHLHPQIAQFISGSTDSEWIYALLLSQLGNPMAYPEGGELQQAIERVLGLIRQVRERCGITTSSFVNLFITTGIEIVAVRYCFDFGCYATEIDALHELNFSFLSLWYTCGAEYGLHDGEWKMIGGSKTADSIMIASEPLTRDTTAWIEVPEYSLLYADMRKSHRTVETHYLEH, from the coding sequence ATGTGTCGTGCACTGGCCTACCTGGGCCAACCAGTTCTGCTTGATCACTTGCTGTATGGACCAGATAACTCGCTGGTCAAGCAGACGTACATGCCAAAAATGCTCCGCATGTTGAACCTGGCTGGATTTGGTCTCAATGCTTGGGATCTCACATCCTATGATCCAGAGACTCCATTCAGCTACGTTTCCACCGCACTTCCGATCTTTGACCGGAACCTCAAAGGGCTTGCTCGAAAAATCAAGGCTAATTGTGTGTTAGCCCACGTACGTGGTGTTGCCTATAGCCCAGAGGTTGAGATCGCGCCACAAAATGTCCATCCCTTCCACTTCCCGGGAACCAAGCTGTGGATGGCGCATAATGGTGACCTCGCGCGGTTCCGTGAGATGAAGCCGTTTCTTGCCGAGCATCTTCATCCTCAGATTGCTCAGTTCATTAGTGGCAGCACTGATAGTGAATGGATCTATGCCCTGTTGCTCTCTCAACTCGGAAATCCAATGGCGTATCCTGAGGGTGGTGAGCTTCAACAGGCGATTGAACGCGTTCTCGGCCTCATCAGGCAGGTGCGTGAGCGCTGCGGCATTACGACGTCTTCATTTGTGAATCTGTTTATTACGACAGGGATAGAGATCGTTGCAGTTCGGTATTGTTTTGATTTTGGCTGTTACGCGACGGAAATCGATGCTCTTCATGAACTCAATTTTTCGTTTCTCAGTTTGTGGTACACCTGTGGCGCAGAGTATGGCTTACATGATGGAGAATGGAAGATGATCGGTGGCAGCAAGACAGCTGATTCAATCATGATTGCGTCTGAGCCGTTGACGCGCGATACCACGGCCTGGATCGAGGTGCCAGAATACAGTCTGTTATATGCAGACATGCGCAAGAGCCATCGAACGGTGGAAACACATTATCTTGAGCACTAG
- a CDS encoding quinone oxidoreductase → MRRERAMKAVQFHQLGGPEVLKYEDIDVPEPRKGWVRIKTHAIGINFADNFFRQGTYLIKPKLPDIPGMEAAGVIDAVGPEVTNLKPGMRVTSIGVKTYAEYCTVSAAQVIPLPDFVSYEDGVAFPIQTLTAYHMLHTSHQTTAGQTVLVHSAAGGVGIVAVQIAKAAGARVIGTVSSDSKIDLVKQYGADAVINYEKHDFSAEAKKLTDGKGVDLILDAVGKPTLEKGIQCLSPFGHLILYGRAGGPPDPLNLMSLFQNSLKVSGFVLYTVSAMPDKHKEGIEKSFQLMGQGKLKMLIGKKFALADAAEAHRHMESRGSVGKLVLIP, encoded by the coding sequence ATGAGGAGGGAGCGTGCCATGAAGGCAGTGCAGTTTCACCAACTTGGTGGCCCAGAAGTCTTGAAGTATGAAGATATTGATGTCCCTGAGCCCCGCAAAGGCTGGGTGCGGATCAAGACCCACGCGATCGGCATTAACTTTGCGGATAATTTTTTCCGCCAAGGGACATATTTGATCAAGCCAAAACTGCCGGACATTCCAGGGATGGAAGCCGCAGGAGTCATCGATGCGGTTGGCCCTGAGGTTACCAACCTCAAACCAGGAATGCGGGTCACGTCTATTGGTGTCAAAACCTACGCTGAGTACTGCACTGTCTCTGCCGCACAAGTGATCCCGTTGCCGGATTTCGTCAGCTATGAAGATGGCGTCGCGTTTCCGATTCAAACTTTGACTGCGTATCACATGTTGCACACTTCGCATCAGACAACAGCGGGACAAACGGTCCTTGTTCACTCTGCCGCAGGTGGTGTGGGTATCGTGGCGGTGCAAATTGCCAAAGCTGCCGGTGCTCGTGTTATTGGCACGGTCTCCAGTGACAGCAAGATTGACTTAGTGAAGCAGTACGGCGCAGATGCCGTTATCAATTACGAGAAGCATGACTTTTCGGCGGAAGCCAAAAAACTCACTGACGGTAAAGGGGTCGATCTGATTCTTGATGCCGTCGGCAAACCTACGTTGGAAAAAGGTATTCAATGCTTAAGTCCCTTCGGCCACCTCATTCTGTACGGACGTGCAGGCGGGCCTCCTGATCCACTAAACCTCATGAGCCTCTTTCAGAACTCACTCAAAGTGAGTGGATTCGTTCTCTATACGGTCTCGGCGATGCCTGACAAACACAAAGAGGGGATTGAGAAGTCGTTCCAACTGATGGGGCAGGGGAAACTCAAGATGCTCATCGGTAAGAAGTTCGCGCTTGCTGATGCGGCTGAGGCTCATCGGCATATGGAGTCACGTGGGTCGGTGGGGAAGTTGGTGCTGATTCCGTAA